One window from the genome of Manis pentadactyla isolate mManPen7 chromosome 15, mManPen7.hap1, whole genome shotgun sequence encodes:
- the RNF166 gene encoding E3 ubiquitin-protein ligase RNF166, with protein sequence MAMFRSLVASAQQRQPPGGPAGGDSGLEAQYSCPICLEVYHRPVAIGSCGHTFCGECLQPCLQVPSPLCPLCRLPFDPKKVDRATHVEKQLSSYKAPCRGCNKKVTLAKMRVHVSSCVKVQEQMASCPKFVPVVPTAQPIPSAVPNRSTFTCPYCGARNLDQQELVRHCVDSHRSDPNRVVCPVCSAMPWGDPGYKSTNFLQHLLHRHKFSYDTFVDYSIDEEAAFQAALALSLSEN encoded by the exons ATGGCAATGTTCCGCAGCCTGGTGGCCTCTGCGCAGCAGCGGCAGCCGCCTGGCGGGCCCGCGGGCGGCGACAGCGGCCTGGAGGCTCAGTACAGCTGCCCCATCTGCCTGGAAGTGTACCATCGGCCTGTGGCCATCGGCAGCTGCGGCCACAC GTTCTGCGGAGAGTGCCTCCAGCCCTGCCTGCAGGTGCCATCGCCCCTGTGCCCACTGTGTCGCCTGCCCTTCGACCCCAAGAAGGTGGACAGGGCCACCCATGTGGAGAAGCAGCTCTCGTCCTACAAGGCCCCATGCCGGGGCTGCAACAAAAAG GTAACACTGGCCAAGATGAGGGTGCACGTCTCCTCCTGTGTGAAGGTCCAGGAGCAGATGGCCAGCTGCCCCAAGTTCGTCCCTGTGGTGCCCACGGCCCAGCCCATCCCCAG CGCCGTCCCCAACAGGTCCACCTTCACCTGCCCCTACTGCGGCGCCCGCAACCTGGACCAGCAGGAGCTGGTGAGGCATTGTGTGGACAGCCATCGCAGCGACCCCAACCGTGTG GTGTGCCCCGTCTGCTCGGCCATGCCCTGGGGCGACCCCGGCTACAAGAGCACCAACTTCCTGCAGCACCTGCTCCACCGCCACAAGTTCTCCTACGACACCTTCGTG GACTACAGCATCGACGAGGAGGCTGCCTTCCAGGCCGCCCTGGCCCTGTCTCTCTCCGAAAACTGA